The following proteins come from a genomic window of Plectropomus leopardus isolate mb chromosome 11, YSFRI_Pleo_2.0, whole genome shotgun sequence:
- the LOC121950355 gene encoding SH2 domain-containing protein 7-like isoform X2 → MLAEMTPGSKHTLSKKGSRTKDQRHTKSPCLRSCLTFCFKDRARMEHREPPLDSHVEGTEGRLRELAAKWFIETQVPLIVHNGLFPTWFLGFVTRKDAEEIFREKELGCFLIRLSDKAIGYILSYKGRDRCRHFMISQSESGQFVVCGDIEGHNSLADLIEHYKTNPIQPFGEYLTSSCFEVPNRELYDTIQVSPKEKPWATVGVMKNTRKPQTSEQPPARPPKSNRTTEEVPPLPRRIRNLDSGPLNDPDRVLYAQLRKQSPREIPRFQHSCQDGFPGEGRAVRSTGQDQNSRCSPPSGPESVYSELSLLDTKSRSLPRLDNSSDAEQSYRLSAPPHTPPRLSPKPVRETTYFGQQLEKTDSSSRASSSHSMEHMSDGAVYHLAGKPGSPHTTSSHTRSSAPEQHSDSVYAEVPDEAVISRFPHDNTYELIPCHEDAANTYEPLEDIRPKHHHSSWGLKQNDKPKWLFPEVKRKW, encoded by the exons atgttggCTGAAATGACACCAGGTTCAAAGCACACACTCTCAAAGAAAG GGTCAAggactaaagaccagagacaCACCAAGTCCCCCTGCCTGAGGAGCTGTCTGACTTTTTGCTTCAAG GACCGGGCGAGGATGGAGCACAGGGAGCCTCCGCTTGATTCTCATGTTGAAGGGACTGAAGGAAGACTCCGGGAACTGGCTGCAAAGTGGTTCATAGAGACTCAAGTGCCGCTCATAGTCCACAACGGCCTCTTCCCCACCTGGTTCCTGGGCTTCGTCACAAGAAA GGATGCTGAAGAAATATTTAGAGAAAAGGAGCTGGGCTGTTTTCTGATCCGTCTCAGCGATAAGGCCATTGGATACATACTGTCTTATAA aGGCAGAGATCGGTGTCGACATTTCATGATAAGCCAAAGCGAATCAGGACAGTTTGTAGTCTGCGGAGACATTGAAGGGCACAACTCGCTGGCTGATCTCATAGAACACTACAAGACAAACCCCATCCAGCCGTTTGGAGAGTACCTGACATCTTCCTGTTTTGAG GTGCCAAATAGAGAGCTGTATGACACCATCCAGGTGAGCCCCAAAGAAAAGCCTTGGGCCACTGTTGGTGTCATGAAGAACACTCGAAAACCACAGACCTCAGAGCAGCCACCTGCACGGCCACCAAAAAGCAACAGGACAACAGAG GAAGTACCACCTTTGCCCCGGAGGATCAGAAACCTTGATAGTGGCCCCCTGAATGACCCGGACAGGGTTTTGTACGCTCAGCTCAGGAAGCAATCACCAAGGGAGATACCCAGATTTCAACACAGCTGTCAGGACGGTTTCCCTGGAGAAGGCAGAGCTGTGAGATCCACAGGCCAGGATCAGAACAGCAGGTGTAGTCCTCCGTCTGGACCAGAGTCTGTCTACTCTGAGCTCAGCCTGCTGGACACCAAGAGCAGGTCTTTACCACGTCTGGACAACAGCTCGGATGCAGAGCAGTCTTATAGGCTGAGCGCACCCCCACACACGCCACCCAGACTTTCCCCCAAACCCGTCAGAGAGACCACTTACTTTGGCCAACAGCTGGAGAAGACAGACTCGAGCAGCAGAGCGAGCAGCAGCCACAGCATGGAACACATGAGTGACGGTGCTGTCTATCACCTGGCTGGCAAGCCCGGCAGCCCACACACTACATCCTCTCACACCAGATCATCTGCGCCAGAGCAGCACAGTGATTCGGTGTATGCTGAGGTCCCAGATGAAGCCGTCATCAGCCGCTTCCCTCATGACAACACTTACGAGCTGATTCCCTGCCACGAGGACGCAGCCAACACTTATGAGCCTCTGGAGGACATCAGACCCAAACATCACCACTCATCCTGGGGGTTAAAG
- the LOC121950355 gene encoding SH2 domain-containing protein 7-like isoform X1, with translation MLAEMTPGSKHTLSKKGIEKNCCVLYRQQKPRTEKIHHFSGSRTKDQRHTKSPCLRSCLTFCFKDRARMEHREPPLDSHVEGTEGRLRELAAKWFIETQVPLIVHNGLFPTWFLGFVTRKDAEEIFREKELGCFLIRLSDKAIGYILSYKGRDRCRHFMISQSESGQFVVCGDIEGHNSLADLIEHYKTNPIQPFGEYLTSSCFEVPNRELYDTIQVSPKEKPWATVGVMKNTRKPQTSEQPPARPPKSNRTTEEVPPLPRRIRNLDSGPLNDPDRVLYAQLRKQSPREIPRFQHSCQDGFPGEGRAVRSTGQDQNSRCSPPSGPESVYSELSLLDTKSRSLPRLDNSSDAEQSYRLSAPPHTPPRLSPKPVRETTYFGQQLEKTDSSSRASSSHSMEHMSDGAVYHLAGKPGSPHTTSSHTRSSAPEQHSDSVYAEVPDEAVISRFPHDNTYELIPCHEDAANTYEPLEDIRPKHHHSSWGLKQNDKPKWLFPEVKRKW, from the exons atgttggCTGAAATGACACCAGGTTCAAAGCACACACTCTCAAAGAAAG GGATTGAAAAAAATTGCTGCGTTTTGTACAGACAACAAAAACCCAGAACTGAGAAGATTCACCACTTTTCAGGGTCAAggactaaagaccagagacaCACCAAGTCCCCCTGCCTGAGGAGCTGTCTGACTTTTTGCTTCAAG GACCGGGCGAGGATGGAGCACAGGGAGCCTCCGCTTGATTCTCATGTTGAAGGGACTGAAGGAAGACTCCGGGAACTGGCTGCAAAGTGGTTCATAGAGACTCAAGTGCCGCTCATAGTCCACAACGGCCTCTTCCCCACCTGGTTCCTGGGCTTCGTCACAAGAAA GGATGCTGAAGAAATATTTAGAGAAAAGGAGCTGGGCTGTTTTCTGATCCGTCTCAGCGATAAGGCCATTGGATACATACTGTCTTATAA aGGCAGAGATCGGTGTCGACATTTCATGATAAGCCAAAGCGAATCAGGACAGTTTGTAGTCTGCGGAGACATTGAAGGGCACAACTCGCTGGCTGATCTCATAGAACACTACAAGACAAACCCCATCCAGCCGTTTGGAGAGTACCTGACATCTTCCTGTTTTGAG GTGCCAAATAGAGAGCTGTATGACACCATCCAGGTGAGCCCCAAAGAAAAGCCTTGGGCCACTGTTGGTGTCATGAAGAACACTCGAAAACCACAGACCTCAGAGCAGCCACCTGCACGGCCACCAAAAAGCAACAGGACAACAGAG GAAGTACCACCTTTGCCCCGGAGGATCAGAAACCTTGATAGTGGCCCCCTGAATGACCCGGACAGGGTTTTGTACGCTCAGCTCAGGAAGCAATCACCAAGGGAGATACCCAGATTTCAACACAGCTGTCAGGACGGTTTCCCTGGAGAAGGCAGAGCTGTGAGATCCACAGGCCAGGATCAGAACAGCAGGTGTAGTCCTCCGTCTGGACCAGAGTCTGTCTACTCTGAGCTCAGCCTGCTGGACACCAAGAGCAGGTCTTTACCACGTCTGGACAACAGCTCGGATGCAGAGCAGTCTTATAGGCTGAGCGCACCCCCACACACGCCACCCAGACTTTCCCCCAAACCCGTCAGAGAGACCACTTACTTTGGCCAACAGCTGGAGAAGACAGACTCGAGCAGCAGAGCGAGCAGCAGCCACAGCATGGAACACATGAGTGACGGTGCTGTCTATCACCTGGCTGGCAAGCCCGGCAGCCCACACACTACATCCTCTCACACCAGATCATCTGCGCCAGAGCAGCACAGTGATTCGGTGTATGCTGAGGTCCCAGATGAAGCCGTCATCAGCCGCTTCCCTCATGACAACACTTACGAGCTGATTCCCTGCCACGAGGACGCAGCCAACACTTATGAGCCTCTGGAGGACATCAGACCCAAACATCACCACTCATCCTGGGGGTTAAAG
- the LOC121950355 gene encoding SH2 domain-containing protein 7-like isoform X3 produces MEHREPPLDSHVEGTEGRLRELAAKWFIETQVPLIVHNGLFPTWFLGFVTRKDAEEIFREKELGCFLIRLSDKAIGYILSYKGRDRCRHFMISQSESGQFVVCGDIEGHNSLADLIEHYKTNPIQPFGEYLTSSCFEVPNRELYDTIQVSPKEKPWATVGVMKNTRKPQTSEQPPARPPKSNRTTEEVPPLPRRIRNLDSGPLNDPDRVLYAQLRKQSPREIPRFQHSCQDGFPGEGRAVRSTGQDQNSRCSPPSGPESVYSELSLLDTKSRSLPRLDNSSDAEQSYRLSAPPHTPPRLSPKPVRETTYFGQQLEKTDSSSRASSSHSMEHMSDGAVYHLAGKPGSPHTTSSHTRSSAPEQHSDSVYAEVPDEAVISRFPHDNTYELIPCHEDAANTYEPLEDIRPKHHHSSWGLKQNDKPKWLFPEVKRKW; encoded by the exons ATGGAGCACAGGGAGCCTCCGCTTGATTCTCATGTTGAAGGGACTGAAGGAAGACTCCGGGAACTGGCTGCAAAGTGGTTCATAGAGACTCAAGTGCCGCTCATAGTCCACAACGGCCTCTTCCCCACCTGGTTCCTGGGCTTCGTCACAAGAAA GGATGCTGAAGAAATATTTAGAGAAAAGGAGCTGGGCTGTTTTCTGATCCGTCTCAGCGATAAGGCCATTGGATACATACTGTCTTATAA aGGCAGAGATCGGTGTCGACATTTCATGATAAGCCAAAGCGAATCAGGACAGTTTGTAGTCTGCGGAGACATTGAAGGGCACAACTCGCTGGCTGATCTCATAGAACACTACAAGACAAACCCCATCCAGCCGTTTGGAGAGTACCTGACATCTTCCTGTTTTGAG GTGCCAAATAGAGAGCTGTATGACACCATCCAGGTGAGCCCCAAAGAAAAGCCTTGGGCCACTGTTGGTGTCATGAAGAACACTCGAAAACCACAGACCTCAGAGCAGCCACCTGCACGGCCACCAAAAAGCAACAGGACAACAGAG GAAGTACCACCTTTGCCCCGGAGGATCAGAAACCTTGATAGTGGCCCCCTGAATGACCCGGACAGGGTTTTGTACGCTCAGCTCAGGAAGCAATCACCAAGGGAGATACCCAGATTTCAACACAGCTGTCAGGACGGTTTCCCTGGAGAAGGCAGAGCTGTGAGATCCACAGGCCAGGATCAGAACAGCAGGTGTAGTCCTCCGTCTGGACCAGAGTCTGTCTACTCTGAGCTCAGCCTGCTGGACACCAAGAGCAGGTCTTTACCACGTCTGGACAACAGCTCGGATGCAGAGCAGTCTTATAGGCTGAGCGCACCCCCACACACGCCACCCAGACTTTCCCCCAAACCCGTCAGAGAGACCACTTACTTTGGCCAACAGCTGGAGAAGACAGACTCGAGCAGCAGAGCGAGCAGCAGCCACAGCATGGAACACATGAGTGACGGTGCTGTCTATCACCTGGCTGGCAAGCCCGGCAGCCCACACACTACATCCTCTCACACCAGATCATCTGCGCCAGAGCAGCACAGTGATTCGGTGTATGCTGAGGTCCCAGATGAAGCCGTCATCAGCCGCTTCCCTCATGACAACACTTACGAGCTGATTCCCTGCCACGAGGACGCAGCCAACACTTATGAGCCTCTGGAGGACATCAGACCCAAACATCACCACTCATCCTGGGGGTTAAAG